The genomic DNA TGAGGATGGTCAAGCGCGCGTCGTCACTCAGGCTTCGTCGCGACAAGGCAGATGCTGTCGGCCAGGACGTTGCTCTCAGCAACGACCGGCGTGAGGCTGCGTTGGCCGTTCACGATGCGCACCTCGTCACCCAGCGTTGAGCGCACCTGCAGGAACAGGCGCAGTCGGCGCACCGAACCCGGCACATCGCAGCCCAGCGTAGAAAGCCCCGCGACATTCACCAGTTCAGGGCGTCGGGTGTAGGGGAGCCAGGCGGCGCCGGCAAAGTCCGCTCGCGAGCTCACCCGATAGGATGTGGGAACAGTCCCCACCACCGTATGCGAGAGCACGATGGTGGCATCTGGAGACGACGTCGCGGCGCCGTCGTTGAGCGCGAACACCGTCAGGACCGGCGGCTGACGTACGGCCCCGGGCTGTACCGTGGCCGACTGACTGACGGCTGCGGCCACCGCCAACGACAAGAAGCGAAACGCTCGATTGATCACGAAGAGAATGGACGCATGGATGCCAGGATATGCTCAGTCGGCCTTGACACGATATATCGCAAGCACTATCGTACGATATAACGTACGATCTATCGTGCGCTATATCGTCACGGACTTCTCGGATACGATCCATGACTACTCGGCTGCTCGTTGCGTTCGCCTTGGTGGGTTTCCTCTCTGCACCCGGCTCGGCTCAGGCTCCCGATCCGACCAAAATGGTCGGTCACTGGACCGGAACCGGCACGTTCTTCGATGCCGACCTGCTGAAGCGCGTGGGGCCGTTGGCGATCGAGTTGACCATGCGGCCTGACGGGACGGGATCGGGTCAGTTGGGTGGCGCCGCGATTCGGGTCCTTCACTCGCGGCCGACGCGCGATGTGCTGCAGGTCCGTGCCGACCTCGCGGGTTCACCGGCGCAGGATGCAGCGCTCCGGAAGCCGTACCTGTTTTTCGTGATCACGGCCGCCAGCGACAGCACGTTGCAGGGCGAGTTCCATCTCAAGTCGAACCGCTTCTACGATCCGTGGATGCGAGAGGGGCGACTGCGCCTCACCCGCGTGCCCTAGGCGTCACGCGTGGTCAGCGATTCATCTACTTCCGGAGCACATCATGTGGCATGAACCATTCAGGAGTTGTGACGGGCGAGCGCGCCGCGGCTGGACAGGATTCGACGCCGATTTCAGCGCATTCTTTGGCGGCGGCGGACCCAAGCGTCGTGGACCGTTCGGGAGCGGCCGGATGTTCGAACAGGGCGACCTGAAGCTGGTCATCCTTCGGTTGCTGGATGAGAAGCCGCGTCACGGCTACGACATCATCAAGGAACTGGAAGAGCGTTCAGGCGGTCGCTACACGCCCAGTGCCGGCGCGATCTATCCCACGCTGACCATGCTTGAAGATCTCGGCTACGCCGTGACGACGCCGGAAGAGGGCGGCAAGAAGGTGTACTCGATTACCGACGCCGGGCGAGCGCATCTGGCCGAACATCGTCCAGTGGTCGATGAGTTGTTCGAGCGCGTCAACCACATTGGCGATGCGGTGTTTGGCGACGGCGTGCGACCGGCTCGCGACGCGATGATCGGTCTGGCCAAGGAATTCGGTGCGGCGATGATGAACGGGAAGCGCAGTCCGGAGCAGGTGGCGGCGATCACGGACATTCTCGAGCGGGCGGCGGCCGAGCTACGACGCGCCGCGTCGTAGCACCAGACCGAACGCCCACGCCAACACCGCGCCGGCGGTTATCCACCGACGCGTGCGCCGGTGCGGCACACCCGATGGATTACCGCGCACTGCCCGCCGTATTCGGCTTGCTGTTCGCCGGGTCTGTCTTCCGGCGCTCATAGCTCACATACACCGGCTCGTACATCGCCGCCTTGACCGCGGCCGAAAGGTCGGACGGCTCTGGACACCGCGCCAAACCGCGCCGAAACGCGATGGCGGCAACATCCACTGCAATGGCGTGCGAAACTTCGCGGATGCGTGGCAGATCGGGATAGATGCGGCCCATGGCCAGATCCTCGTCGGTCACCATGGCGGCCAACTTTTTCGCCGCCGCCGCGAACATCTCGTCAGTGACGCGCGATGCTTCACTGACCAGAATGCCCAGTCCCACACCAGGGAAGATGTAGGCGTTGTTGCCCTGCCCCGGCACATGCGTTCTCCCGGCGTGCGTCACCGGCGCAAACGGGCTGCCACTGGCAAACACGGCGCGACCATCGGTGGCGGCATAGGCCTGTTCGGCCGTGCACTCCGCCTTCGACGTGGGGTTTGACAACGCGAGCACGATCGGCCGCTCGTTCAGCCGCGCCATTGCGTGGAGCACCTCGGTGGAAAACATGCCGGGCGTACCCGATACGCCAATGATCGCATGCGGCTTGAGGGTCTCGACCGCCGACAGCAGGTCGTGGACGGGCGGATGCACGTGCGCGTACCGCTGCTTGTGTTCGGCGAGATCGGTCCGCGACTGCACCACTAATCCCTGCGAGTCCACGAACCAGCATTGCTGCCGCGCCTTGGCTTCGGAAACACCTGCTTCCATGAGCGCTTCCACGACCAGGTCGCCGATGCCGATCCCCGCCTCGCCGGCCCCGACGAACAACAGGCGCATCTCCGTGAGTGGCGTGCCCGTGATCCGCGTGGCGGAGAACAGGCCAGCGAGCGCCACGGCTGCGGTGCCTTGCATGTCGTCGTTGAAGGTGCAAATACGATTCCGCCAGCGGGCCAGCAACCGGAAGGCGTTATGATTGCCGAAGTCCTCGAACTGCAGGCAGGCGCGCGGATACCGCGCTTGCACCGCTTCGACGAACTCGTCCACCAGCGCATCGTACTCCGGGCCGCGCAAGCGAGGGGTGTTGCGCCCGACGTACTGCGGATCGTCGCGCAACGTCATGTTCTCGGTGCCGACGTCCAGCGTGATCGGCAAGCACTGCGACGGCGGCATACCGGCACAGGCCGTATACAGGGTGAGTTTCCCAATGGGGATGCCCATGCCGTTCGCGCCCAGATCACCCAGCCCAAGAATGCGCTCGCCGTCGGTCACCACAATCATGCGCACATCGTCCTGCGGCCAGTTGCTGAGCACTTCAGCAATCTTGCCCTTGTCTTCCGGCGTGATGTACAGGCCGCGACTGCGGCGGAAAATGCGTCCCCACTCCTGACAGGCCAGCCCCACGGTTGGCGTGTAGAGGATCGGCATGAACTCTTCCAGATGCTCGGTGACGAGACGGTAGAAGAGCGTCACATTCCGGTCGTGCAGCGACACGAGGTAGCTGTATTGCTCAAGCGGCGTCGCTTTGGAGCGAACGCCGGGGAGCAGGCGCGCGAGCTGCTCTTCCATGGTCATCACGCGCGCCGGCAGCAACCCGCGCAGGCCCAGCGCATCGCGCTCGACATCGGTGAACGCCGTGCCCTTGTTGAGCACCGGATCGTGGAGGATGTCGGCGCCGCGCTTGGGCCGGGTCAAATCGTTCAAAACGACTCCTGGTAACGCTGGTGAAGGGGTTTTGCCGTACGTGCGAAACCCTCTCAATCGACGCCTCGGCCATCGGGCCCACAGGCGGTGAACCATGGAATCTCTCTGAACACTGGCGCAGATCAAGCGCTGGGGCATCATTCGGCATGTTTGCCTCCATCCACCCGATCGTGCTGGTTGGCGGTCAGAGCCTGCGCTTTGGCCGGGACAAGCTACGCGAGCCTGTCGGCCCGAGCGGGACCGACTGGCTGGTCGACCGACCGGTTCGCACCTTGCGCGAGGTGTTTGGTGCGCGTGTGACCATGGTCGGGGACTGCGATCCGGAGGTGGCCGCGCGCGCCGATCTGCAGCGTCCCGATCGGTATCCGGGCTCAGGGCCGGCCGGTGGGATTCTCGCGGCCCTCGAGCAATCGGCGGGCGACGTGTTTGTACTGGCGGGCGATTTGCCAGACATCACGTCGGCAAGCGTCCGGGCCATTCTTGACGCCGCGTCTGGATCGGACGCCTGGGTGGTGCTGGGCGAGTCTGGCGGTGTGCAACCGTGCATCGGGCTGTATCGCCAGGTAGTGCGGCCGCTGCTGGCCGAGCGACTGCTGGCGGGTCGGCGCAGTTTGCATGATCTCGTGCCGATGGAGCGTTTGCTGCTGGTGCCGATTGACGCGGGCGAGGCACGCAATGTGAACACGCCAGAGAGACTCACTCCTTAGCGGTGCCGCAAAACATCCCCCAAAGCGTTCTACCGCCAAGTGCGCCAAGTACGCGAAGGACAGGGTGTTTGTTCAAGTACTACCCTCCTTCAGGGCTTCAGCTGACACGCGGTTTTCATGTTACGCGCTGTCCTTTGCGAACTTGGCGCACTTGGCGGTGGAATTCGC from Gemmatimonadaceae bacterium includes the following:
- a CDS encoding NAD-dependent malic enzyme, with the protein product MVHRLWARWPRRRLRGFRTYGKTPSPALPGVVLNDLTRPKRGADILHDPVLNKGTAFTDVERDALGLRGLLPARVMTMEEQLARLLPGVRSKATPLEQYSYLVSLHDRNVTLFYRLVTEHLEEFMPILYTPTVGLACQEWGRIFRRSRGLYITPEDKGKIAEVLSNWPQDDVRMIVVTDGERILGLGDLGANGMGIPIGKLTLYTACAGMPPSQCLPITLDVGTENMTLRDDPQYVGRNTPRLRGPEYDALVDEFVEAVQARYPRACLQFEDFGNHNAFRLLARWRNRICTFNDDMQGTAAVALAGLFSATRITGTPLTEMRLLFVGAGEAGIGIGDLVVEALMEAGVSEAKARQQCWFVDSQGLVVQSRTDLAEHKQRYAHVHPPVHDLLSAVETLKPHAIIGVSGTPGMFSTEVLHAMARLNERPIVLALSNPTSKAECTAEQAYAATDGRAVFASGSPFAPVTHAGRTHVPGQGNNAYIFPGVGLGILVSEASRVTDEMFAAAAKKLAAMVTDEDLAMGRIYPDLPRIREVSHAIAVDVAAIAFRRGLARCPEPSDLSAAVKAAMYEPVYVSYERRKTDPANSKPNTAGSAR
- a CDS encoding molybdenum cofactor guanylyltransferase; translated protein: MFASIHPIVLVGGQSLRFGRDKLREPVGPSGTDWLVDRPVRTLREVFGARVTMVGDCDPEVAARADLQRPDRYPGSGPAGGILAALEQSAGDVFVLAGDLPDITSASVRAILDAASGSDAWVVLGESGGVQPCIGLYRQVVRPLLAERLLAGRRSLHDLVPMERLLLVPIDAGEARNVNTPERLTP
- a CDS encoding PadR family transcriptional regulator, whose translation is MWHEPFRSCDGRARRGWTGFDADFSAFFGGGGPKRRGPFGSGRMFEQGDLKLVILRLLDEKPRHGYDIIKELEERSGGRYTPSAGAIYPTLTMLEDLGYAVTTPEEGGKKVYSITDAGRAHLAEHRPVVDELFERVNHIGDAVFGDGVRPARDAMIGLAKEFGAAMMNGKRSPEQVAAITDILERAAAELRRAAS